The proteins below are encoded in one region of Misgurnus anguillicaudatus chromosome 24, ASM2758022v2, whole genome shotgun sequence:
- the LOC141361696 gene encoding uncharacterized protein yields the protein MTDPDRFPSDFSITVDRNIIGEAELTQKPIMDNPVLTVGKRAKLSCKSPGNCHESIHRVVWTGIDNGTIKHDAFAVPGLVYESSILFFKPEPEHHKTKLTCTVIFNGNIPTETSVILKVRCTFDFFILYLSIKWYTIGNLSFQCCFFICWLLRHASTLILIPAEHVSGIKGISFAVIHFFSVAPRIRNTSSCSLWGDKLTCMCVSDGFPLADISWPLLDVAADFYSIATSREDYSMSNISISGFSHLNSTVKCISKNELGEAQMEIPVNSFSETHKGRQNTFIVFVSWGKMTVTL from the exons ATGACAGACCCTGACAGATTTCCGTCAGACTTTTCCATCACAGTTGACAGAAACATCATCGGAGAGGCTG AACTCACCCAAAAGCCAATAATGGATAATCCAGTGCTCACAGTGGGAAAACGGGCAAAGCTATCCTGTAAAAGTCCGGGGAATTGTCATGAATCCATTCATCGGGTTGTGTGGACAGGAATTGATAATGGTACAATTAAACATGACGCATTTGCGGTTCCTGGGCTTGTATATGAATCTTCAATCCTGTTTTTTAAACCTGAGCCTGAACACCACAAAACTAAGCTCACATGCACAGTGATATTTAATGGAAATATCCCGACAGAAACAAGTGTGATCCTGAAAGTAAGATGTacgtttgatttttttattctttatctTTCTATAAAATGGTACACAATAGGCAATCTTTCTTTTCAATGTTGCTTCTTTATTTGTTGGTTGCTAAGGCACGCATCAACATTGATATTAATACCAGCAGAACATGTATCtggtattaaagggata AGCTTCGctgttattcattttttttcagttgctCCCAGAATTCGAAACACCTCCAGTTGCTCTCTTTGGGGTGATAAATTGACCTGTATGTGTGTCAGTGATGGTTTTCCATTGGCCGATATTTCCTGGCCACTTTTAGATGTTGCCGCTGATTTTTACAGTATTGCTACATCAAGAGAGGACTACAGTATGAGTAACATCTCCATCTCTGGCTTCAGCCACCTCAACTCAACCGTCAAATGTATCAGTAAGAATGAATTGGGTGAGGCACAGATGGAAATCCCGGTGAACAGTTTCTCTGAAACTCATAAAGGTAGGCAGAATACGTTCATTGTGTTTGTATCATGGGGTAAAATGACCGTCACCTTGTAA